The nucleotide window GCGAACGGCACGCATGTGATCGCCGAGACGTGGGGGCGCGTGACGCCGGTCGCGCACTCGTTCCCCGGCGGCTACGCCGACGACATCGGGAGTATGACCAGGACGACGGTCGACGTGCCGGCGCCCGTGGCGGGGGACATCTCGATCTGCCGCATCCCGCGGCACAACTGGTGGGTGGGGCACCACTTCACAATCGCACCCGACCTCTACTCGCCGGGAACACCGAACACCATCAGGCTTGAGGCCGAGAACAGGGGTGTCGCCACCCTGAGCACCGTCGTCGTGCAGTTCTTCTACGGCGACCCCACGCTGGTGGAGAACGTGCCTGGGGCGCTCGCGCCGTTCGCCTCCACCACGATCCTCGGCATCGCGCCCGGTCAGGTCGTTGAGACGAACCCGGTGACGTTCATGCCCCCGACCGGCAACACGTTCGGCCAGCCGTACTACACGTTCGGCGTGCGGGCGTCCTGCGCGGGTGATCCGCCGCACAGCGAGTGGGTGGAGTTCGACAACAACCTCGCGTGCAGGGCGGTTCACCGCACGCAGCTCGCGCCGTACTCCGGGACGTTCCTGCACTTCTGGGCGGCGAACCCGCGGTCCGAGGACGCGATCGTGGTCGTGAGGATGAAGACCTACCTGCCCGCGGGCTGGTCGGCGCATCTCGCCCCCGCGGGCGTGGACTCGATCCCGATGCCGGCCGGTGCCCGCGAGCCCCGCACGCTCTTCCTCGACGCGGGCGATCCCGGGATCGGCATGGTGGACGTCGTCGAGCTCATGTACGACATGGACGGGAACTTCCTGAACACGGCGGGGGGGCTCTCGTTCCTGGTGTGGACCACGGGGACGGACGTGCCCGAGGGCGACGAGGCGGCGGGACGGGCGACCGCGGCCCTCGCGGCCCCGTGGCCGAACCCCGCCCGCGCGGGCGCCGAGCTTGCGTTCATGCTGCCGGCGGGCGGCGACGCGACGCTGTCCGTCTACGACGTTGCAGGGCGGCTGGTGGCGCGGCCGTTCAGCGGATCGGCGGCGCCCGGGTTGACCCGCGTGGCGTGGGACTGCCGTGACGAGGGCGGCCGCGGCCTTGCCTCGGGCGTGTACTTCGTGAAGCTCGAGGCGGGCGGCGCGGTGGACGTGAGGAAGCTCGTGGTGGCGCGGTGAGGCCGCGCGCCGCTGGCGCCACGCGACCCGTTGTGGTTCAATCGCGCGCGTGTCAACGCGCGAGTCGTCATTCGATCCGGCGGCGCCGTGGGCCGCCGCGCTGCGGGCGGCCGCCCGCGGCTGCGTCGTCGTCCTCGGGATCGGCAACGATCTCCGGGGCGACGACGGCGCGGGCTCGCTCGTGGCGCGGGAGCTCGGCGGGCGCTTTCCCGGCCTCGTCTTCGACGGCGGCCAGGCGCCTGAGAACCTGTCGGGGCCGCTCCGCCGCGCGCGCCCGGACGCGGTCATCGTCGTGGACGCGGCCGACTTCGGGGCGGCGCCGGGCGAGGTCCGCGTCGTGTCGGCCGCCGAGGGCGCCGGCGGCCTCACGCTCGGCACGCACGCGTTGCCCATCGGGACGTTCCTCGCCGCGCTCGCCGAAACGACGGGCGCGGCGATTCACCTCGTCGCCGTCCAGGCGGCGACGACGGAGTTCGGCGCCGCGATGACGCCGGCCGTCGCGGCCGCTGTCGGCGACGTGGCGCGCGAGCTGGCCGCGGTCCTCGCAGACGCACGGCAAGGGGGAGACCAGTGATGGGCCGCGTCCGCAGCACCGCCGTCGTCGCCGTCCTTCCCGTGGCGCTCCTCACAGCGCTCGCCGGCTGCTCAACCATCGCGCGGCCGGCTCTCACGGTCGAGGGGGTGGAGCTGAACGGGCTTTCGGCCGAGGGCGTGGAGCTTCTCGTCGAGATCAAGGTGACGAACCCGAACGACGTTGCCGCGGAGGCGTCGGGGATCCTCTACACGCTCGAGATGAACGGGGTCGAGGTGCTCGACGGGCGACAGGACAGCCCCGT belongs to Candidatus Effluviviaceae Genus I sp. and includes:
- a CDS encoding T9SS type A sorting domain-containing protein codes for the protein MGCRHHASAAAFVAPTALAALLAASLLAAAPAAAQFNIRLPVRYHSQIPPNDPNVPVNWQWTEPGNAAIPNGYCTNACLDMLFNYLMQNGCPHANPPLPQQEFAAVANTNDCMGGGSHCGTYLTDARRAVHFSPATAAWPCNPPNYVPLGQTGYSWPLVWQVPGPRSRYGLVGIEGNWTANGWTMQQFKQLLMSGWPIMVNVNAAAVGDSLPTVDPGDSDTQRTGYTDVEDTVIGHSIVVRGVSDAMGTFLIHDPTLGPALMINQNTFWNTWWTSKEFLVVFPWTTGITVPASLGSLVPANYQVSATATYNDFLPATGTGAAVVTKGKLSFFPAVGQQLNSALAQNQAATIDFANLVSSGQLQQNSWQCVTQARANGTHVIAETWGRVTPVAHSFPGGYADDIGSMTRTTVDVPAPVAGDISICRIPRHNWWVGHHFTIAPDLYSPGTPNTIRLEAENRGVATLSTVVVQFFYGDPTLVENVPGALAPFASTTILGIAPGQVVETNPVTFMPPTGNTFGQPYYTFGVRASCAGDPPHSEWVEFDNNLACRAVHRTQLAPYSGTFLHFWAANPRSEDAIVVVRMKTYLPAGWSAHLAPAGVDSIPMPAGAREPRTLFLDAGDPGIGMVDVVELMYDMDGNFLNTAGGLSFLVWTTGTDVPEGDEAAGRATAALAAPWPNPARAGAELAFMLPAGGDATLSVYDVAGRLVARPFSGSAAPGLTRVAWDCRDEGGRGLASGVYFVKLEAGGAVDVRKLVVAR
- a CDS encoding hydrogenase maturation protease; amino-acid sequence: MSTRESSFDPAAPWAAALRAAARGCVVVLGIGNDLRGDDGAGSLVARELGGRFPGLVFDGGQAPENLSGPLRRARPDAVIVVDAADFGAAPGEVRVVSAAEGAGGLTLGTHALPIGTFLAALAETTGAAIHLVAVQAATTEFGAAMTPAVAAAVGDVARELAAVLADARQGGDQ
- a CDS encoding LEA type 2 family protein translates to MGRVRSTAVVAVLPVALLTALAGCSTIARPALTVEGVELNGLSAEGVELLVEIKVTNPNDVAAEASGILYTLEMNGVEVLDGRQDSPVSVPAGGSATVSVPVTLRWSSGADALQSILDGGEQRWRLHGRVTVRSGIVTKTFPFSESGTFTTGGPVPGGRGGPTAL